From the genome of Francisella tularensis subsp. tularensis:
CTAAAGAGAATATAAATTCAGATGAGCAATCACTTGAATACATAGCTTATCATGCTAAAGGCAGTTTAAGAGATGCTTTAAGCTTACTTGATCAGGCTATTAGCTTTTGTGGTGGTGAACTTAAGCAAGCTCAGATCAAACAAATGCTTGGAATTATCGATAGTGAAGAAGTATATAGTATTATCAATGCAATTATTGATAATGATCCAAAAGCTATATTGCCAGCCATCAAAAATTTAGCACTTACAGAAAGTAGTGCTGATGCTGTACTAGATAGAATTGCTGAAATTTGGTTCGCTTGCTGTATATATAGCTTTACCCAATCACTAGATGCTGTTAATGATATTGATGTTGATATAATCAATAATATTTTGGCAAAAATATCAATCGAACAAGCACATTTTTTGTATCAACTAACGATAACCGCCAAAAAAGATATTGCTTTAGCACCAAATTTCGAAACTGGTGTAACTATGGCTATACTTAGACTTATAGCGTTTCAAAAAAAAAATCTAATTGATAAAACCCAAACCTCTAAGTCAAATATTAGCCCAATAGTTTCTAAAAATGATATAAATCTGCTTAAAAACACATTTAAGTCAGAACAACCTAAACAGACTGTAAAAGCTGTTGTAGCACAAAATAATGATTCAACAGCTAGTGAAAATACTCAAGAACAATCATTAGATAAAAAATGGTTTAATCTGCTTAATAGAATAAAACTGAAAGGCTTCACAAAAACGCTCGCTTTTAATAGTCACCTTATTAGTGATAATAGTGAAACATTTGTAATCCATCTAAATGAAGATGCCAAAAAAATCCTTGAGCTTGATCCTCAAAGCATAGCTAAACTTCAAGCAAGTATTAGTGAGTATCTTAACAACCCTAGTTTTAGGTTAGATATCAAAAACCTAGCTATGGATAAAGTCTCAACTGATCAAAAGTCTCCTGCTGAAATTAAGCGTGAAAATGCTATAAGTAAAATTCATAATGATGAGAATACAAAGCTTATTAAACAAGCTCTCGCAATTGATATAAAGGATCAAAATATAATTTTAACAGATTAGAAGTTTAAAAAACCTAAATGTATTCCCACGCATCTTTATCAGCAAAGACAGCATGTAGAAGTTTGTTATTAAGAGTATGTCCAGACTTAAAACAGTTGAAATGACCTAAGATATAACCACCAACATAAAAATCACCAATTGCATCTAAAAGCTTATGTCTGACAAACTCATCATCATAACGCAAACCGCCTTCGTTAAGGACACCTTCATTAGTAACACCAACAGCATTATCTAACGATGCTCCTTTAGCAAGGTTGTTTTGATGTAAATATGCAAGCTGCTCATAGAAGCCAAATGTTCTAGCCTTTGAAACCATCTTAATATACTCATCAAGATCATACTCAAAAACTATATGATCATTTGTCGCTGCAATTACAGGATGATCCCAGTGAATTTTAAACTCATATTTTAATGTATCACTAGGTAGAACTTCAGCAAACTTATCTTCATGCTCAACTCTTACAGGTTTTAAGATTTTGATACCTTTTCTAGCAGAATTCTGCTCAACGATACCAACTTGTTTTAGCAACTGTGTAAATTCATATGAACTACCATCCATTACTGGCAACTCTGGAGCATTAACCTCAATCAATACATTATCAACCTCAAACATAGCAAATGCTGACATTAAGTGCTCAATTGTTGATACTGATAGGTTTTGATCGCCATCTTTTGTCAAAAGAGTACACATGATAGCTTCTTTAATACTAGATGGAGTAACTTTGATATCAACAACTGGAGTTAAATCAGCACGACGAAATACTATACCGCTATCAATATCAGCTGGTTTAACAGTCATAGAAACATCTACACCAGAATGTAAACCAACACCGGTTACAGAGAATTCTTTTGCTATAGTTTTTTGTTTCATCATTCTCTCTTAATTTTGGTTTTTATTATCTTCTTCTTAAGAAACTAGGGATATCTGATTTATTTACATCATCAGAATCAGTTTTTGGTGCATTACTAGCGCCAGTAACAACCTCAGTCTCTTTTCTTAAGAAAGGCGCAGAAGTTTTATTTGAAAAACTTGAAGCACTTTGTTGTAGGCTAGATGTCTTCTCTACACCAAAGCCTCTTTTCATTGCAACTTTCTCTATACCAGTAACAACAACAGTCACTTTCATAGAATCAGACATATCTGGATCAATAACTGTACCAGCTATCACGATAGCCTCGTCAGAGATGAAGGATCTTATCACTTCACCAACTTCTTCAAATTCACCGATAGACATATCCATACCAGCTGTAATATTTACAATTACACCTTTAGCACCATCAAGGTTAATATCTTCTAAAAGTGGGCTTGAGATAGCAGCTTCTGCAGCTTCTCTAGCTCTATTTTCGCCACTAGCTTCACCCATGCCCATCATTGCTAGACCCATATTAGTCATAACCGCTCTGACATCCGCAAAGTCAACGTTAATAAGTCCAGGCTTAGTGATAAGCTCAGATACGCCTTTTACAGCATTACCCAAAACATCATTTGCCGCATTAAATGCATCTATTAACGATGCTCCCTTACCAAGTACACTTAAAAGTTTCTCATTTGGTACAGTAATTATCGAATCAACATGCTTTGTTAACTCATCTATACCTTGCTCTGCTGCTTTCATTCTTCTTGGTCCTTCAAAAGGGAAAGGCTTAGTAACTACAGCTACTGTAAGTATACCCATCTCTTTTGCAACTTCTGCAACTACAGGAGCTCCACCTGTACCTGTACCACCACCCATACCAGCAGTGATGAAAACCATATCAGCACCCTCTAAAAGTTGCTCGATTTTCGCTCTATCTTCAGTTGCAGCTCTCTTACCAATTTCAGGATTTGCACCAGCACCCAAACCTTTTGTTAGGTTTGTACCAATTTGTAATATATTTTGAACTTTTGATTTTGATAATGCCTGACCATCTGTATTTAGGGCAAAAAACTCAACATCAGAAACTTCTTCACACATATGTTGTACAGCATTACCGCCACCGCCACCAACACCGACAACTTTAATTATGGCATTTGAAACCATTGAATCGTTAAAATCAAACATATTTTACTCCTTTACTTTAGATTCACCTTTTAAACTACTTAACTTAAAAATTATTTGAAAACCAACCCTTTACAGATGAGATTATCTTTTTCTTAGATTTACCTGTATTTTCATCTATTTCCATCACATCTTCTTCGATCTTCTGCTGATTGCTTGTATCACTATTCTCAGCTGCATACTTTAGTAACCCTACAACAGTTGCATACGAAGGATTATGAACAACCTCATTAGCTCCAGAGACCTCAATAGGACCACCGACTCTCACTGGTAATTTAAACATATCTTCAGCAAGCCTAGCAAGACCTTTAAGCTTAGCTCCACCACCAGTGAATACAATTCCAGAAGATATAACTTCTAACAAGCGATGTTGATCTAACTCTCGATATAATGACTCAAATATCTCCTCTACTCTTGCCTCAATAACTAAAGATAAGTCTTGTAATGATATTCTCTTTTTAGCATTGCCTAATGAGTTTGGTATATCTATTTTTTCATCAGGGTTTTTAAGATATTTACTTGCAGCATAACCATATTGTAACTTCAAGCTCTCAGCTGCTTCGATAGGAAGTCTAAATACTTTAGAAATATCTGAAGAAATACTTGCACCACCTGTCTTAATACTTGATGTGTAACAAATACCGCCATCAGCAAACACTGAAAAGCTTGTTGAATCAGCACCAATATTGACAAGGCAAACACCCATTTCTTTTTCATTATCAGTAAGGGTCGCGCTACTAGCAGCTAAATGCTCAACAACAAGATTACTAATACTGTAACCACAGTTTGAAACACATTTACGTACATTTTGCAATAAGCGCGATGATGCTACTATTATATGTACATTAGATTCTAGTCTTACTGCAAACATCCCTATTGGCTCAGTAACACCAGCTTGACCGTCAACAATATAATCTCTTTGTAAAACATGTAACATCTCTGTATCAGCAGACATTGGAACTGCTTTTGCAGTTTTAATCGCCATAGCTAAATCTTCAATACTAACCTCGCCATTTTCAACTGCTGCTAAGCCATATGAGTTAAAACCACTAATACTAGGTGCACTAACACCTAGAGTAACTTCCTTAACATCTACACCTGCTATACTCTTAGCCTCATCAAGAGCAGCATTAAGAGTTTCCATAGCGATTTCAAGGTTAATTACAGAACCCTGCTTGATCCCTTTTGACTGTTTCTGACTAACTCCCAATATCTTTATACTGTTATTCTCAGCAAGTTGACCAATCGCAACTGTTATTTTGTGCGAGCCTAAATCTACAGCACAAAAATTAATATTCCCAAAACCCATTTAAATTAGCCCCAACTCAAAGACAGATAAATTTACTTAACATATACTTACATTACATTATAAGCTTATTATCATAGAAAACCAATAAAATAAACACTTTTCTATTTATACTTTACCGCAAAGCCATCACTATAACGCATATCGAAATATTTAACTGACTTATAATCTTTAACTTTTGTATAAGATTTAAAAAATAATTCCAAGCGCTTTTTCAGCTTAACTGAACCAAGCATAACTTCAATATCATCTGAGAGTAAAATACCAAATTGATTACCAGTATAAGAGATTTTGAGTATTTGCATATGATTTTGTTTAGCAATACTGTTTAACTCTTTATAGGTTTGATATATGTAGTCTTTACTACTATCATCTTTGCTTTGAATATATGGTAAATCACCATTATAGTTAAAAACTGCTGGAGTGATGATTTGCATATTATCAAGAAGGATCTGATTATTATTCCAGTAAGCTACAGGCTTATGGTCATATAAATATATTACCAATGTCGATGGCCAGACTTTTTTCACCAATGTATAGTCAACACCATCGATTGAGTAAATATATTTCTCAATATTAGCAATATTAATATCAAACCATTGTTTATTATCAAGCGTAGCAATTTTATTGATTAAATCTTGCTTAGATATGTAAATAAGCCCATCGTTAGATACAACATCAATCTTTGAAACTGTCTTATCTGTTTTAGCAGCAACAAAAATAGTCGATCCCAAGATTACTAACAGTATCAAGCTCAATATTAGAAACTTCTTGATAATTTTTGTCATTGCGCCTGTTCTATTATTCTCTTCACAAAACTATCAAAATCAACCCCCTCTGCTGCTGCTGACTTAGGCGATAGACTATTATCGGTCATTCCTGGTGAAGAGTTTATCTCCATAATGTAAAAGTTGCCCCTATCATCATAGATAAAGTCTACTCTTGCATGACCGCTACAACCAAGCAGATCGTAAGCTTTTTTAGCTAATTGACGAACTTCAAGTTCTTTTTGCTCGCATAAACCACTCGGTGAATGATAGATTGATTTACCACTATACTTTGACTCATAATCATAAAACTCATTTTGTGGCTCAATCCAAACAGAAGAATAAACCTCGTCATTGACAATAGCCACTGTAATTTCTTTACCTGTGACCCATTGTTCAATCATTACCTCACCGTATTTCGATGCCTCTTCATAGGCATGTTTGAGCTCTTGTATAGATTTCACTTTAAAAGTAGCAATACTTGAACCACCACTACTTGGCTTAACTGCAACAGGAAAGCTAATCTCATCTTCTGCAACTAATTTATCAGTAAGAAATTTTGCCATCGGTGTAGGCATCCGATAATGCATCAATATTTCTTTAGAGATCATTTTATCCATAGTAATTACAGATGATTTCATCGATGAGCTTGTATGCTTGATTTCTAACATCTCAAGTAATGCTGACACCCTACCGTTCTCACCATCTTCACCGTGTAATGCAACAAAACACTTATCTGGCTTTAATTCTAAAAGTTTTGCTACCAGCTCTTTACCACTAGCATCCACACCTACGGCATCATAACCTTGGCTTATTAAAGAATCCAAAACTGCTTTACCAGATTTCAAAGAAACTTCTCTTTCTGGAGAGTCGCCACCATATAAAACAACAATTTTTTCGTTTTTCATAATCTAATTTCTTCTTTGTTTAAAAAAATCTTTTAGCAGTTTGCCACATTCATCAGCCATTACTCCAGCTGTTACTCCAAGATTATGGTTAATATTCTTATTGTGGTGAAGTTTTTCACGTGAAAAAGCTCCTACTCGACTATCATCACAAGCATAAACCAGCTCAGGTACTCTTGCCTGAATCAAACCACCCAAACACATTATACATGGCTCTAAAGTAACATACAATTTTGTATTGACTAATCTGTAGTTGCCTAGCTTTAATGCTGCTGAGCGTAAAACCAAGATTTCTGCATGTGCTGTTGGATCATTTAAACCTATAGTTTGGTTAAAATTTTGTACAATTATTTGATCATCCCTGACAAGCACTGCACCTATCGGAACTTCACCAGCTTGATAAGCTAACAATGCCTGCTGATAAGCTTTTTGCATAAAAAAAATATCTTGATCTGAATAATTAGACATAAGTTTTAGTATTTTCTTCTTGAAGAATTTGAATCTCTTAGATAAGATAATACATTACATAATTGTTTGCTAGTACTTTTTATATAATATCCAGTGGGTACTTGTCAAACTTGTATAACCAACCACACTGGAAATGGAAATCAAAAAATGTCAGAAAATTTCAAAGAACTATTTGAGCAATCTCTTAAACAAACAGAGATGAGAATAGGTAAAATCATCGAAGCAACTGTAGTAAGCATAGACAAAGAATTTGCAATGATTGATGCTGGTCTTAAGTCAGAATCATTCATCCCTGTATCTTCTTTAAAAAATAGCAATGGTGAGCTAGAAGTTGCTGCTGGTGATAGAATCAACGTTGTTTTAGAAGCTCTAGACAACAGCTGCGGTGAAACTAGATTATCAAGAGATAAAGCTAAGAAAATCGAGCTTTGGGATAGAATTGAAAAAGCTTTCGAAAATAACGAAACAGTTCTTGGTAAAATCACTAATCACGTTCGTGGTGGTTACACTATGGATGTTGAAGGTTTAAGAGCATTCTTACCTGGCTCATTAGTTGACACAAGACCTATCAAAGATGTAGCTCATTTAGAAGATAAAGATATCGAATTAAAAGTTGTTAAAATCGATACTAAGAGAAATAACATCGTTGTTTCTAGAAAAGCAGTTATAGAAGAGAATAACTCTGGTGATAGAGATGCTATGCTAGAGAAAATCTCTGAAGGTAGTGTTCTTAAAGGTATCGTTAAAAATATCACTGATTTCGGTGCGTTTATTGATCTTGGTGGAGTTGATGGTCTACTACACATCACTGATATCTCTTGGAGCAGAATCAGCCACCCTACAGATGTATTATCTATCGGTCAAGAAATCAATGTTAAAGTAATCAAGTTCGACAAAGAGAAGCAAAGAATTTCTCTAGGGATCAAACAACTTGGTGAAGATCCATGGTTAAATATCGCGAATGAACTTCCTGTAGGTGCTAAGCTTATGGGTACAGTAACTAACATTACTGACTACGGTTGTTTTGTTAAGTTAAAAGAAGGTATCGAAGGTCTTGTTCATACATCTGAAATGGATTGGACAAACAAAAACGTTAACCCTCATAAAGCTGTATCTATTGGTCAAGAAGTTGAAGTTATCGTACTTGAACTAGATGCTGATAACCACAGAATATCTCTTGGTATCAAGCAATGCAGACCTAATCCTTGGAGCGAGTTTGAGAAAAACTACAAACCAGGTGATAAAGTTACTGGTAAGATCAGATCAATTACTGAATTTGGTGTGTTTATCGGTCTTGAAGGCGGTATTGATGGTCTTGTACATATTTCAGATGTTGCATGGGATAATCCAGCTAAAGCTATCAAAGAGCTTAAGAAAGGCGATGAAGTAGAAGCTGTACTAGTTTCTGTGAACACTGACCTTGAGAGAATTGCTCTTAGCATGAAGCAACTTTCTGAAGATCCGTTCAAGAACTTCATAAATATTCACCCTAAAGGTTCTTTAGTAACAGGTAAAGTAACTAAAGTACAAGATAATGGTGCGGTAGTTATGCTTGACGAAGATAACAACATCGATGGTTTCATCAGAATTTCTGAAATTTCTGCTGAGCATACAAAAGATGTTCGTGATGAGTTAAGCGAAGGTCAAGAAGTAGAAGCTAGAATTATTAACATTGACGCTAAGAAGAGAAGCATTACTCTTTCTATCAAAGCTGTTGATGAAGATAACACTGCTGCAGGCAAGTCTAACTACAAAGTAGAGCAAATGACTCCTACAACTCTTGGTGACCTAATCAAAGAGCAACTAAATAAGAAGTAATCTTATTTGAATAAATCTAAACTTACTTAAACCTATAGGCTATTTGTAGTCTATAGGTTTTTTTATTTATAATAATGTAATAAAATATGCCTAATTTAGTTACATGTTCGATAAAATATGCTTACAAAAGATTTGAATAAAATCATCGGTGAAATAACAGAAGATAATGTTGTTAGTATTCCTACAGATACAGTATATGGGCTAAGTTGCAACATCTCTAAAGCTGCCGTAGCAAAAGTTATAAACTTAAAAAAAAGGGATTCAAGCAAAGGTTTTATTATAATCTCACATGATCACAAGCATTTACTCAAGTATGCAGATACAACTAAACTATCTAATGAGCAAATCAATAAAATATCCTCTAAACAAGCTCAACCAACTACTTGGATAGTACCAGGTAAGAAAGATATTCAATGGTTAACTGGTGGTAAAACAACTATTGCCATACGCTTAGTAACAACTGAAATAGTAACTTATATTTGTGAAAATATTAATGATGCTATTATTTCAACTAGTGCTAATATATCCGGCGAAGATTTCATTAATAATGCTAAATCGATAAGTAAAACCTTTGATAATATTTATGTACTAGAAACAGAAGTTAGGTCTTCACAACCATCTAGAATTATTGATATAATTAGCGGACAGCAGTATAGATAAATAACAATTGATATACGAAAAGTTTGATAAATAGCTTAAAATGTAATAGCATTATCAGTGTAAATTCTTTTGGATAAATGGATTAGAAAGGAATAAAATGGAAAAGATTAGTCATAAAGATATACAAGATAAATTATGGAGTAATGAAGATGAAAGTAATTTATCAAATGAGCAATATAATTCACTACTAATTGAACAGTATAGAATCTATGTTGAATTAACAGACAGAACTAGCTATAGAAGGATTGTTATTAACCTATTCTTTTTGGTTTTTAACCTTGTTCTAGTCGGAGTTGTTGCCTTAGCTATTAGTAACAACATTAATGTCGAAAATCCTCCATCTAGTATACTTGTGAGTATTCCATACTTTGCTGGGTTAGTATTTTGTTATGCTTGGTGGAAGATTATTAGATTCTTTAGACACCACATACAAATAAAAAATAGTATTGTGCCATCACTTGAAAGACGTCTTCCTTCAAGAGTATGGTTAACAGAAGAGCACATTGCTGAAGAAAAAGGTTCATTTAAACCTATTAGAATATTAGAAATATATATGCCTTTTATTTTCATGGGTATTTATACAGCATTATTTTTATTTGTCGAAATTGCTTGGTTACCTCATACTTTAAACTAATATTTTTTTCTGATCTCAAATAGTCTTTTTGAAGAATATCTCAATCTAAACTACTAATTAAAATAACAAAATTCAACAATAAAGCTTTAATCAACCTAGTGAAAGTTTTTTTGGAATTTGTAGATATAAACCCAATAATAGAAAAAACTTCTGATTTATACGACTTGATTGTAATTTAGGCTTTATTTAAAACATAAAAGCTAATTAGATGAATATCATTCTCAGATCATAAAATGCGCGCATTAACTTTTAACCTTAGGTTATTTGTAATCTTTAATATAGTTTGTGTTTTCAAAATGCTAATTTAATATTGGATATCAACTTGGCTGAATATTAGTTAAAATCGTCAACTGCAAGGTTTAGAACTGTAGAATATTAATTAAATTGGTAGTATCTCTAATTAACTATTTTTGACTGCTCTGAGATATATTGATCATTATTTTGCCAAAGCTTATTCAACCAAAGTTGAAAGTTATGTTTATCCTTATCATCATTAAAATAATCTCCAACTGGGACTTCCGTTATAGGAATTAGTTCAACTTTTACTTTTATCTTTTTAGTTTTTCTAACCATGAAATCCCATAAATTTTGTTCTGGATTATCATAAATTATTGTCGTATTTAGAATACCTACCATTCTATCTGATAAGCTTTTTAGAATTACAGCTATTCCACCTGCCTTAGGGTTAAGGAGATTTTTATAGTTACTTTTTAGTGCTTTGTGTAAAGTAAATCTAGTTCCTTCAACAAAATTTACAATTGTAGTTGGTCTTGGTGATAATTTTTTACAATATGCTAGTGTTTTTTGTAGATCTTCACCTTTTTTGTCTGGATGTTGGGTTAAATACTCTTTTGAATAACGTTTCATCACCGGAAATTCTAATGCCCACGCAATCAGCCCTAAAACTGGAATAAAAAATACCTGAAATTTCATAAAAAACTTAGGAAATGCTATTTTTTTGTAGAATACCAACATCAATATAAAAGTATCTAGCCAACTTTTATGGTTACATATGATTAAGTAAGATCCTTGACTATCAAGTTTTGCATTCTGCTCAATCTCAAATTTTGTTGGGGAAAATAATTTAGTTATTAAAATGGCAAAACTTACCCACAAACTTGCGGATAATTGTACTGCTGAGGTACATAAATGCCTTATTCGCTTTATTGGTATCAAAAGCTTAACTAACGAGAAAATAAATATCGGTATAAAAGCTATAATGGCACTAGATGCAAAACAGACTACAGAAAATAGCGCATAGTAGCCATACTTCAATGTATTTATCATTTAATATTGTTATAAATTGTTATTTGCTACCTAAATAGTATCATTTATATAAGACTTTTTAAAAGGCTATAGAGATAAAATTAACGAATATTAACTTTTCTTAGTATTGCTTCAACTGTGAACTAATAGTGATACTATGATGATTATCAATCTTAATAGTTATCAAACCATTTGCATAAGTATCAAAAATTTTTAATTTAGTATTCTTAGAGTTTTGCCCCTTTAAAGGTTTATCAGAAATATATACCAGATAATCAACATCTTGATTTAAAAACTTAGAATCTATAATTGCTGGTGTAATTATTATCTGTGGCTGAATAACTCTGTTATACAAAGTATAGAGCTGCTGCTGTGCCTTCTGATTTGAGTTATCTGCTAATAAAAACTCTTTACCTTGATAATTTAATGAAGTAAAACAACTTTGAGCATTTGATAGTAGCTTAACTGATGTATGGCTATTTAATTTAAAATTATTAGCATAACTACATTTTTGTACATCTTCATTAGTAGATATATTTGTAATAACTGTTTTGATCGAAGTAATTTGCCTAATAAGCTTAAGGTTTAGATTTTTATTACCATCAACAATTATAAGATAATCTATTTGTTTAATACCTGCAAATCTTAAATAGCTTTCTAGCACATTTGCTAAAAGATACTCATTAGCTAAATTTTTTGCGGCTGTATATAAAAGATTTTTACCTTGATCTTGAACTAATACCATTTGATTTTGAGTATCAAAAATGTCTATTTGAAAGCGTTGATATTTTTCAGCAATATTTTGTGAAGACTGAAAAAATACTAAGCACATAGCTAGCCCAAGTATACTAAGAGGTTTACTAAAAGGGAAAATCACTAAAATAATCCCTAGAATTATAATTACTAGGCTAAAAAATGAAAAATAACTCCAATAGCTTATAAAGCCTGCATAATTAGTCAAAAAACTTAAATAAGCTACCAGAAGTTTTAAAAACATCATTGGCAACAACCACAGATTGATACCGATAAAAGATAACAACAAACATAAAAGTAATAACGGTACGATCACAAAGCTCACTAAAGGAATCGCAACTATATTTGCTAAAATTGAAACAACAGAAAAACCACCAAAATAATAAACTGATATAGGAACTAAAAAGATTGCCAAATATGTTTGGGCAAGTAATATCTTTATCAATTTTGATTTATACTGTTGTAGCACTATAGAAATAATAACCAATAAGATCACAGCTGAGAAACTCAACCAAAGGCTAATGCTATAAATTGATTCAAAATCAATTAAAAGTATTATGACAAAAGCAACTAGTAGCGACTTAACTATTGAAATACGCTTTCCAAAAAGCCATAACATAGCTACTACTAAAAGCATTATTAACGCTCGTTCTGTTGGTAAGCTAAAGCCGGCTAATAAGCTATAAATAAAAGCTATAATAACAGAAGCTATAACCCTAATATATTGTGCTGGCAAATTACGACATAAGCGTGGTGATAATGACCATAATCCTCTAAACACAATAAATGCAATAAATGCTAAAAGCCCAACATGTAGCCCAGAAATTACCATTAGATGTGAGGTCCCAGAACTAATCAAAAGATTCTGCTGCGACTGGTCAAAATTCTTATCTCCAATAAGTAGTGCTATGGCAAAATCTTTTTGTTTAAAATTGCTTAGCTGTCTTTGTAGATGATTATATAGATAATACCTTATTCGCTGAGGTAAATATAAGCTTGCTGTGCCCTTGTATGCAATAGCTGAGTTGTCAATAACCTTGCCAAGAGCAATAATATCATTATGCTCAAGATACTCAGCATAATTAAAAGCAGATAGATTGTCATACTCATGCGGCTTATAGATTTTCGCTTCTAATTCTAGCTTATTAGCTGGTATTAGATAGTGACGATACGACTTAGCTGCCTTGAGTAATATATCACCATACTTATAGCTATGAAAAATAAACTCATACTGATCATCTTGTAGTTTTGGAATGCCACTGACAATACCAGTAAGTAAAATATTTTGATTATATTTAAACTCCTCAAGCTTATCATAAGAGTAGCTTGAACAAACACTTATAAATAAAAGTATAATTAATAAACATCTTTGTCTAATTAACATATAGACATCAAAATATTATTACTTAATTATCATATTACCCTAATTAAGCTACAACTAACAACTTAACTTTTTTCTAAATACAAGTTATTAAGATAATAAAAACCCTTGCAATTTATAAAAAAAAGCAGATAATACGCTCGCCTTAGTTCTAATAAGAGGTTATATGAAACCTTTAAAAATACTTATCGATAACAAAGATATATGGTCACCATACTATCCTTATTCAAAACTAGAAACAACCCACCAATATCTACAAAATATTAGTACTAAACCTAACTACATTATAAATCTATCTGAACAAATGAATTACCTAGAGCAAGGGTATTATGCTTGCCTTTTAGCACATTCAAATAAAGATACGATTATACCAACAGTTGAAACTTTAAATAGTATTAGCCATTTCGAGCAAACTCTACTATCTAATTTGGTTAATAATAAAGACTATAAATCTCTAAACACGTTAAATGTCGATTTTTTAGCTATTAAAGTTTTCTTTGGAGTTGCTAATATAAAAGGTATTGAAAAAATAGCTAAAAAAATATTTGAAACATATCCTGCACCAATATTAGAATTAATCTTAGAAAAACAAAGTTCTTTATGGAAAATCAAGACAATAGCTGTAGGACGCATAAGCTCTCTTAGTGATATTGAACAAACAATTTTTGCAAATGCACTAAATAAATTTAGTAGTAAAGTTTGGCGTAAGCGAAAAATCAAAAAGAATTACTACTATGATTTAGCAATATTACATGATCCTGACGAGATATTACCTCCTAGTGATAGTAAGGCTCTTAAGAATTTTCAAAAAGCTGCTCATAGTTTAGGTATTTATACAGATTTAATT
Proteins encoded in this window:
- a CDS encoding ComEC/Rec2 family competence protein, with the protein product MLIRQRCLLIILLFISVCSSYSYDKLEEFKYNQNILLTGIVSGIPKLQDDQYEFIFHSYKYGDILLKAAKSYRHYLIPANKLELEAKIYKPHEYDNLSAFNYAEYLEHNDIIALGKVIDNSAIAYKGTASLYLPQRIRYYLYNHLQRQLSNFKQKDFAIALLIGDKNFDQSQQNLLISSGTSHLMVISGLHVGLLAFIAFIVFRGLWSLSPRLCRNLPAQYIRVIASVIIAFIYSLLAGFSLPTERALIMLLVVAMLWLFGKRISIVKSLLVAFVIILLIDFESIYSISLWLSFSAVILLVIISIVLQQYKSKLIKILLAQTYLAIFLVPISVYYFGGFSVVSILANIVAIPLVSFVIVPLLLLCLLLSFIGINLWLLPMMFLKLLVAYLSFLTNYAGFISYWSYFSFFSLVIIILGIILVIFPFSKPLSILGLAMCLVFFQSSQNIAEKYQRFQIDIFDTQNQMVLVQDQGKNLLYTAAKNLANEYLLANVLESYLRFAGIKQIDYLIIVDGNKNLNLKLIRQITSIKTVITNISTNEDVQKCSYANNFKLNSHTSVKLLSNAQSCFTSLNYQGKEFLLADNSNQKAQQQLYTLYNRVIQPQIIITPAIIDSKFLNQDVDYLVYISDKPLKGQNSKNTKLKIFDTYANGLITIKIDNHHSITISSQLKQY